In Neodiprion virginianus isolate iyNeoVirg1 chromosome 6, iyNeoVirg1.1, whole genome shotgun sequence, the genomic window GAGCCGAAcggtaaatttatattttgctTCAATTATCATCATCACCCGACAAAACGCATAAGCTATTCAAAAATGATGTCTCTAAATTCGAAGTTAATCGTTCCAGTCATTTTCGAGAAATCATAAACACCGCAAAAAATGTCACCGAGTGAAATGTTCAACGTTATTGCGAATAACAATGCTCTCTATCAATTTATTGCgataaaaataggaaaaaaattgtcaacgaAGCTTCATCTAGATACTTTTTAGCAAAGTAAATCCCAATAGAATCACATAATTAGTTGTCCATATATCAATTCCCATAATTCACCCACTTTATCAGCCGTCCGCATATAAGCCGAGCATTTATGTACCCCCTTAAAACGGAACATGGATGACGAAGTGGATGAAAAATGACGGTTTCTCATGTTCCATGGTTCGAGAGCGAGGTGTGAGATTAACTAGATACTGTGTTGGCGTTTCACAGGGGTGATCAGTCGAGAGATACGCAACGAATTAGGGATCACACCGACGACCCATGTCGAGCACTTCGAAACTTGAGCTCGAAACTAATGCAAGCCTCCTCTTCCATCGTTGTCCCACGTTCAACGTCTCCCCTCCCTTTTCCACCTTACGCGTATGATACTTGCATCGTGAACATGTCCGTCCCATCGTCAAAACTCTGGTCTCTTTGATGCCAATTGACCTTTTCCCCCGTCCTCCACCTCCGCCGCCGTCATTTCTCTACGTTAAATGCACAAGATTACACGTTATATCACTCGACGTCAAGCCTCCAACCGACGAACATGAAGACCCGTCACCTTATTTCACCCCTGGTTTTAATCGCCGTCATAACTCTGGCCACCCCGATTTTCGCCGAAGTCGTTGTTTGGCGGCCCTGCTCTTATTCGGACCGTAAGTAAGCTTGCAACTACTCAAGTTTCTGATTTCGGAATTATATCACTCCTCCCTCTCATTTGTCAACGGTCGTTCTTAGTGCTGGGTAGAAAAGCGTAGTCAGCTTTGAAACAGTCCACGTTGAGTGTTAAACGTCACCGTCACTAATCCTTGTACATGTCATGAGTGATATCACGACTTTGTATTTAGATCTAGACGGAAATCGGTTGATAAACTTTGTTTAGCAGTAACGCGTTCAATTTTCGAGCATTCGTTTGAAAGATACAAATATCGTTACCCACAGAGTTAACTTTCAAGTTCATCGAATAATATGatctattttcattctttgtgAGGCATAAATGAAAGAATTCCAATTAAATTGATGAAAgagaatgagaataaaatttctgggGTAAACCCGAGGATAGGAAAATTGAATAGGCTATTTGAAACTGACGTAAGGTAACCTATTGAACGCCTGGATAAGCCGTATGCCAAACATGTTGTACGATAAATAATTCGGCGTATAAACTCCGTCCACAATTGTCTTTACGTATAATCCAATTAAACGTTGTTCATAAGATATCTCGTTCGACGTTATTGATATTGAGATAGAGGGTCCGTAGAATTTCGACGAAGATTCGCGGTAGCAAATAGCCGATTAATATAACTCGTTCGTTCGCTGGGGAATTACGAGTGAGTGAACCTGTCTTATCGTGTATGTCTCAGGTCACTTAggatttttcgataaaattttcacgaacgaAAAGAAAGATCTAAACATTTTAACCTGTTGATCGTCAAAGATGGTAAGAATTCCATCTCCATTTCCATCTGCTTTACAGACATCGACAAACGATTAGAGATCGCTGTGTTGAATGAATCTTCACAACTTATGggcttgaaattttccaaattaaaCTCGGCATCTGTACTTGTACTCTTATTAATTTTGCTCAGTGTTCaatgacgtaaaaaaaaaaaagaatatttttccattttattccGTGAAACAATTGAAATGTTCTCAATTGAACTGAATTATATTCGTAACAACGCAATGTAGTTACGATTAATAATGTTTCATCGAGAACGACATTCTCGACGTTAATTTGTATTAATGTTGTTCTTAAAAATGCAATACAAAACCCTACGGAATTAGTTTCAGAAAATTTACCAACCAACTGCACGGTACACGAGGTTCGAGTAAAACCCTGCAAGGAGGCTACTTCCAAAAAACCATGCCGTATAAAACGAGGACAAGAAGCGAGCATCAGCTTCGATTTTACACCCAGTAAGCTTAAATTTCATGATAACGTTTTACTTATAATTCGTACCATCTACGTATTCGACATTTCTATGGCATTACCAGCCGTGTCTTCTTTatcttatttaaaaaattcctaaaatatttacgaataCGGTTAAGTTTggtttattttcttctgtaaattttacagatttttcgaGCGACAACTTGCAGAGCAGTGCTTACTGGGCGAATGATATGCAAGACATTGGATTCCCAGGAATGAATACGAATGCTTGCGGTAATACAGCTTGTCCGACAACCTCGGGGACAAGGCAAACTTACAGTTACGAATTGGCtatttcaaaatcgtttcCAGTGGTGAGTCAAAATGTCTATTACATTATCTCAAGGTACAGCCGAAGTCTGTAACTTCGTTTTCATACTAAAAATGAATACTGACGAACTTTCGGACAGTCGGTTATAAGCGTGAAAAATCTGTACTCTATTTGCCACGCTTAGAAGTTGCAATGTCGTAAATAAACAACGCAATAATTTGTCCCGAGGATTGGTTTAAGTAGTTTCCAAGAGTTTGTCGTCTCGTTTGCTTTCAATTTACTCAACAACTCGCAAAACACGCGGGGATGCGGGTTTCAGAGTCGTCGCGTCATATTTTTTccgcaatttttcattaaataaaaAGATGAGATTACacgatgaaattatttgtttatcttATACTTATCTGCACGCTTGTTCTTCTTGTATTACAGAGAATTTTCAACGTCAAGTGGAAACTTTGGAACGAGGAAGCTCAGGAATGCTGCATTCTGTTCCAGATTAAGCTCACCaaataaaaacagtttttgGTCTTCAATTCTacgatattacaaaatttttgtcattttatttatacatcttcaaattcaataaataactcTCCGTTTCTTAAATATATTACGTcattgtattataattttgaaatagccaagcgcaaaaaatgaataactcgaaaaattgaaatgttctTGAAGCAAGACTTTCCGTTCATTTCTGAATCGAATTAAGAATTCCCAAAGTAGATACTGCTTGTTGTtagttacaaaattcaaccTTCTGcattttactctttttttttttctttttaatcatTTTGCTTTTGCTTCATCAACACTTTGACTATAATTCAGAGTCATTGAAAAGTAATTTATGCCCATTTATTCAAgtgatttttctatttttttacccGGCACcccaaatttttaaaagcttCTTTTTGTTCGATTTCTACCGTAGTTTTTACAAAAAGTTGATTATACGCACAGGAGCAGACACAAATacagaaaacattttttacttcaGAGTGTTAGAAccaattttttccctctcaaGCGAGAGGAATAAATGGCAAAGGTAGAGCGAATTTTCCTCGAATCGAGAGAGAGCTTTTTGCAGTCTCTCCACCTTACTGACAGAGGGTACGGCAGTTTTCATTCTTGTCTGCAAAGTAGCACTTGCGTCGAAAGCCGGCGCGCGAAATTTGATCGAAGAAAATTGACAGAAACTTTTACAGGAAAGTAGTGAGAAGAAAATTACaggattacaaaaattcataccCGATACCAGTGAAGTATATGAAATAGATTGATGCAATCTGTCACGATTTCACGGAGCACTGGGAAAACAATTTAACCTACTCtggcaaatttttcaaaatagtcGCATCAATCCGATCCGTTTTACAGTACCGTTTTTTCACTAAAGCCGTATCTTCGAAAATCTCATCATATTTTCACGCTTCTGCGACGCGACAGTCTCCATAGTCGAGCACGTTTGATTACAATATGTCAATAACTAAAGGAAACCAGAGactatgaaaaaatttggtttcTGCATCCGTATGATTTTCATATATTTGGAAGGATTACCACCCCATGGTTTTGAAAATGTCATAGTGTAAGATACAAATATGGGTTTCTTAATCTATCTTTGTCAGATATATCGGTGAGTCAAGACTCggaattatttataaacatgCATCACGTTTCTTCTTGTTACAAATTAAAGGGTACGTGTTAGTTTACACGCTTATCTTGTTTTCCATTCGCACGGAACGTCTTACATCACGTTTATCGTGGAAGATTATTTGGCTGAGGTGACACTTCTATTTCAACTCAGGCTCGATTTTTACCAACGATAAGTAGGTTAGGTACCTACTTGTGATAACCTACGCTTAATTATTGCCTTGATTCgcgtttgttttttatcaCGGTAATCGTCAACTATGACAACGTCTCCCCGTTCGTATCATGAAACgtgtaatttttctattcgcACAACTACTTCCTCCTCCtgattttcaaacgttttCGCACTTCGGGTTTAGACATTAGGTAAGCTTACCTGAAAATTTCTACTACTATAACTTTATACAAAAATCGGGAAATTCCGTATTGAAACAGTTTAAggtttttattaaaatttgtagCGTTTTTGAGATTTcttaatgaaaataacaacattttcataaaaatccaCTAGTTTTTATGAGAAACTATGCatctttataaattttgtgcgaaaacaatttttttgtacaaaattatacgaaatgATCGAATCTCTCTAAAAATTCGTATAATATCCtacaaaatcattttcaccatGGCAGTGACTAAACGCGATACATTTCGACGATAAAAACTTACGAGGTATCGATATATAGGTGTGAACGTGATAACGCATCACGATTAACGTTTCTCTCGGATTTCACGCATTTCATATCGTCATGA contains:
- the LOC124308172 gene encoding MD-2-related lipid-recognition protein-like; this translates as MKTRHLISPLVLIAVITLATPIFAEVVVWRPCSYSDLSENLPTNCTVHEVRVKPCKEATSKKPCRIKRGQEASISFDFTPNFSSDNLQSSAYWANDMQDIGFPGMNTNACGNTACPTTSGTRQTYSYELAISKSFPVRIFNVKWKLWNEEAQECCILFQIKLTK